The following proteins come from a genomic window of Anopheles ziemanni chromosome 3, idAnoZiCoDA_A2_x.2, whole genome shotgun sequence:
- the LOC131289023 gene encoding zinc finger protein 808-like, translating into MVVICRVCLSTRQHMISIHSTVPEYDQKTLYAMLLSVCRPLNEREKVPGLPEQICRNCKWKLLSAYDLYETTLASDDQLRQGVLDVQDERTGNDGPLPSEVVTTSLKRPFSSMVDNQQLEQTGKKINLDRVKKEIPDDAFEDSLSESKINETTDTLDDAAVDTTIEGDAEDRTDQSFAGGVDESKDDPNQESLEAFFEEHYELDTTTNNHVCGLCKQEFAYKSQCRMHIIQKHNPAKPFKCEVCFCTLTSHHRLVRHNIMTHGVGQIKQGDVIKSPHGSNGEVTYTCPICRKVFNSNVRFKRHKNVHVAHNRPFKCDVCLYRFATRPQLTQHAKVHESKSPSTGESPGPDTTSGWYGCDRCEEMFPGKRARTMHMKKVHQVYQMPSSGGQRSDDREKTDYTCIICNKSFERETVLNTHMKMHELLAAEKEKEKRLDLEKLVKQELQQQMKLNVPPLPPLSPEIVDKSNHVLEPFVLGLVPVAKAGTTTNSSNTNNNSATSVNNNSDTTSAGPSAVIPQQEEAPKSDIAFMCIICEKEFDKRELLKKHQKDAHPKLNVDIVSPKMGRGNVGGNKVPGRSMKPFLPRLTAKPGLNVRLLNGSVKQSSKSSTETSMEYTGDSESLDHENDSSNMQPGADNGSQGDKLTPLRCELCHKTFSYKCYLSMHMRKNHDKSKPYACKVCHYRFGYRGTLQKHQLIHSSQNVQPGGHGSIIFKCRICSAKFLELKQLNIHLKSHRKPTDDPNRKVQLIQCQECSQIFSDRTQYRQHMEDEHDQEMLVDREPRSSHHPNDGDEFHPERLLSEQGRLVGSSSSLRLGGRSSASSLADLKLQPELRDEEAESFLNDLSIIKVESNFE; encoded by the exons ATGGTTGTGATCTGTCGGGTTTGTTTGTCCACCCGCCAGCACATGATTTCCATTCACAGTACCGTGCCGGAGTACGATCAGAAGACGCTGTACGCGATGCTGCTATCCGTCTGTCGGCCATTGAATGAGCGCGAAAAGGTTCCGGGCCTACCGGAGCAGATCTGCCGCAACTGCAAGTGGAAGCTGCTGTCAGCGTACGATCTGTACGAGACAACCCTGGCGAGTGATGATCAGCTAAGACAAGGCGTACTCGACGTGCAGGATGAGAGAACGGGAAACGACGGGCCGTTGCCGTCAGAGGTAGTAACAACAAGTTTGAAAAGACCGTTCAGTAGCATGGTTGACAATCAACAGTTGGAGCAGACAGGGAAAAAGATCAATTTGGACCGCGTAAAGAAAGAAATACCCGACGATGCGTTTGAAGACTCTTTGAGTGAAAGTAAAATCAACGAGACTACGGACACCCTTGATGATGCTGCGGTAGATACAACGATAGAAGGTGACGCAGAGGATCGAACCGACCAGTCGTTCGCTGGTGGAGTAGACGAATCGAAGGACGATCCGAATCAGGAGTCATTGGAAGCATTCTTTGAGGAGCACTATGAATTAGATACGACCACGAACAATCACGTGTGCGGCCTGTGCAAGCAAGAATTTGCCTACAAGAGCCAGTGCCGCATGCATATTATCCAGAAGCACAATCCGGCCAAACCGTTCAAGTGCGAAGTGTGCTTCTGCACTCTGACTAGCCACCATCGGTTGGTTCGGCATAATATCATGACGCACGGCGTTGGTCAGATCAAGCAAGGAGATGTCATAAAGTCACCGCACGGCAGTAACGGCGAGGTAACGTATACGTGTCCGATCTGTCGAAAGGTTTTTAACTCGAATGTGCGTTTCAAGCGCCACAAGAACGTACATGTCGCACATAATCGTCCATTCAAGTGCGACGTGTGCCTGTACCGGTTCGCAACTAGACCGCAGTTGACCCAGCACGCCAAAGTGCACGAATCAAAGTCACCGTCGACCGGGGAATCTCCCGGACCGGACACCACCAGCGGGTGGTATGGGTGTGATCGGTGCGAAGAAATGTTCCCGGGCAAACGGGCACGCACAATGCACATGAAGAAGGTCCATCAGGTGTATCAAATGCCGAGCAGCGGCGGCCAGCGGTCCGACGATCGCGAGAAGACCGACTACACGTGCATCATCTGCAACAAATCGTTCGAGCGCGAAACCGTGCTAAATACACACATGAAGATGCACGAGCTACTGGCGGccgagaaggaaaaggaaaagcggcTCGATCTCGAGAAGCTGGTAAAACAAGAGCTTCAGCAGCAGATGAAACTGAACGTGCCGCCCCTTCCGCCACTCTCACCCGAGATTGTCGATAAGTCCAACCACGTTCTGGAACCGTTCGTACTTGGGTTAGTACCGGTCGCCAAAGCCGGTACCACAACAAATAGCAGCaataccaacaacaacagtgcTACGAGTGTGAACAACAATTCCGATACAACGTCGGCGGGCCCTTCTGCAGTGATCCCGCAACAGGAGGAAGCACCCAAGAGTGACATTGCGTTCATGTGCATTATCTGCGAGAAGGAGTTCGACAAACGGGAGCTGCTAAAAAAGCACCAGAAGGACGCGCACCCCAAACTGAACGTCGACATTGTATCGCCCAAGATGGGGCGTGGGAATGTTGGCGGAAACAAGGTTCCTGGCAGATCCATGAAGCCATTCTTACCACGGCTGACAGCAAAACCCGGCTTGAATGTGCGACTCTTGAACGGTTCCGTTAAACAAAGCAGCAAGTCGTCAACGGAAACATCGATGGAAT aTACTGGAGACTCAGAATCCCTCGATCACGAAAATGATAGCAGCAACATGCAACCCGGAGCCGACAATGGATCCCAGGGGGATAAATTGACCCCCCTTCGGTGCGAGCTGTGTCACAAGACGTTTTCCTACAAGTGCTACTTGTCGATGCACATGCGAAAAAATCACGACAAATCGAAACCGTACGCATGTAAAGTTTGCCATTACCGATTCGGGTACCGCGGTACATTGCAGAAGCATCAGCTAATACATTCGTCGCAGAACGTGCAACCTGGCGGGCACGGATCCATAATTTTCAAGTGCCGTATCTGTTCGGCGAAATTTCTCGAACTGAAGCAACTGAACATTCACCTGAAGTCCCACCGAAAGCCGACCGACGATCCAAACCGGAAGGTGCAGCTCATCCAGTGTCAAGAGTGTTCCCAGATTTTCAGCGATCGTACCCAGTACCGGCAGCATATGGAGGATGAGCATGACCAGGAAATGCTGGTTGATCGAGAGCCACGATCGTCCCACCACCCTAACGACGGGGACGAATTTCATCCGGAGCGTCTGTTGTCGGAACAAGGGCGACTAGTTGGTTCTTCGTCATCATTGCGACTCGGAGGACGTAGCTCAGCATCTTCGCTTGCTGATCTCAAGCTGCAGCCAGAATTAAGGGACGAGGAGGCCGAATCGTTTCTCAACGATCTGTCGATCATAAAGGTCGAGTCAAATTTTGAGTGA
- the LOC131286313 gene encoding uncharacterized protein LOC131286313, producing MHPEEVKSKAFVLDRTQVQADVSGGFVGTGQVVPVVPQYLNHQQQQLFQQQQQQQVFQEQQHLLPQQQQQQAAHYHQQQQHYHHHQQQQQQQQQQQQQQQQQYQQQHFGRQTATSCMQDKYSGSTLRSQLPLEWGDNLSTDRGVGVGSTIGAHHLHQQQQQQSDVVVGPNAFLHGASLPYGNETTAQSHQRRMVPPASTVNQYSGRTSEPLPGAGQGGAYFHTDQLNAGAMGHFGVGVETGAGGGYSPGVVTGGMVRSVGLGASPNATSPPVGVPGMAGGGGTGTGGGYGHATSTPTHVTSYMQQGGSPGALQRMSAELNASPMQQMQVPDQHRLVAPMVHTEFPTGSTRPSFPPAVTLPSASPCALADAGGSMVSMAKPSDMTLANEHQLKQAQMSVITQQSSVVTTASGSMYGMHGVGPMEAPLESEFTFPSVDTNPNDAVQQQTHQSQQSTMSLPLVGNNGTNTTTTNSGMVGPTGRGDSTSDRVTRSSTRNVCADDPNEDADALVEVIPMDPLATTSDDKTNNDNVKGLLLRSSAGGSARGRDDPSERKQRPVKHVRFVDDDNSLDDMPRARGNVSPHPLGMAQAGRGGVRGGNGPQETEEDDDDMDGLALMEHIPPVQSMLVEMEDGEEEDEDDEADDDDDEDNEDDDDDEEMEDDDDYGGRRRRRTGATRGRGGGGVGRRNTRSKHDDSIELELEPLVPVVVELGEGLGDHSGGGAGSANDGDSQLAPVAQVCRVCLCEEKDPDGVTERKMESLYCTVVPEYQSRSLYSILVAVCHPLHLGSNAGMPDRICLDCKGKLLAAYELYDTCLRNDELLRRKYHTKLLMASNAAGDGRRIKKERFDHHGADNGEGDDADYDPDGSARGLGMNDPDDAYLYARQYPLHMASMMKKPGAGMAALRARYQQANAGANKWSKYQRNPVPASSPMRIQHVTNGPDALRHMGAGDGSLAAKRAGLAYEYNSFHRLLPNGQHQCTKCLREFKYHSYYKNHYISQHDPTKPYKCRKCHYTFRHERWLISHMRTHVGPLAMLDLSGGGGSALGQQDLLDSSAGSGDMMGGGQGRGSAGGNELLQCVPCDQTFLTYTLYKRHMLMHSSKQRCPICEMRFHDQASLMEHLRNHKAEKQARTRSGGDKEGAGGSEQQRAYVCTVCSASFARESQLTGHMQEQHPKALLAMYSEQLFKCRVCLVEFDDRSTLETHFASHDEAQRTEAIAAGAAERSKHDGDGEEQKKNDDDEETDALKSDIKKEEDSSSDEQKVAGDGDVSKVKSETAPDMVPDGFAAVHKCKLCQVRFAKRSALDAHIETHVATMKRTTGKRSYNETADGEGSLAGQEDDSEDDEEDDDETSASSSRRAKRPKQDGDEEDGAGGAGGDDDDEEDLIDPDEVSFHPDTGEQMFTCRMCGKVISTVTQFRRHKRVHSAKGRPYECHICFYRFAMKYSYTAHMLRHELGCDPTQPTTYRCSKCAETFTRRKLLNQHIATKHGRWSLGASSIAELLGNHAPSAAADTSLDSPASGSGSGGRGSHTCPVCSETFTRESVLNGHMKTHNLEAAQMLHSEVCYLCRVCSSEFESRALYEAHAAEMHPGTKTDMMVESGDGEQESESGANQTTGTEGGQQRQPEEEEGESNADGELRNDPSKEDDESMPGAGGGSNSGFTLIYKCKLCSGRFLKKKSLDWHLQTHRSIAKQGDGVAILPDIGPDVDTEQIKLFKCTVCGQMFDNQIIFQEHVRTHQLGRAPRLSTGYGSGVAATTPTPTRRKRSSWPGPIIQCHLCKKTFTYRSQLHQHTVLHHQPDKPYECKICHYSFVHELNLKRHELLHLKEAVAAHPTDAADDNSHLLQPLVLMGGPDEANGGAKDGNDTADGGQPSSGQAEGDGDWSQRKIKCVICSARFSRQSELVVHLQTHIERINEARNRRAPSLAQATDIGISPNDRQCKLCHKVFKFSCQLKQHHVLHHAREKPFECRTCHYRFEFKGHLVRHRANLHPNEPKDAYGDGDAAGTSSNRATGNLRRSASLLDDGGASGGVPKYGGMVTDDVIIAPTTSVSRSEAGGSGGVATHQCPMCSLKFIKARSLAMHMRIHLGGRKLRRVIPATADGSDAGGPEGMSPLQGGGIMGGEALVCRICAGTFSTAHELKTHMMTHIGGEAMDLEVPFGISAFNMLHENMFNDSMGGGGGHGEGSSAGGGTEDHSAEGGSNSRAEGGSSDGEYPQHDADDGSGGDPLFDGSNLELVLDDNIYDKDFSMRYQQQQQQQQQRRRAASAKSHNNGGAGADDDDEREPDGDDDDDENDDDVTDANDVDGGAEEDDDDDEEEEEDETTASFRRNMNLLPTHSRSRYGAAGGAGGMMMAGGMRQQQLQLQQQAAASGSSPAVKGKIVCELCKKEFLYPCNLNQHKTLHHSKDKPHECRICYYRFEYSGHLQRHIRQQHEAIADELLEPTEPQSFDCNFCGESFEAKPLLTAHVQSNHRGEKPFQCDKCPATFTYKKSYETHREEHHLKSNNGAFKCSFCKKTFNSAQKVDNHVCIQ from the exons ATGCATCCCGAGGAGGTGAAATCGAAGGCATTCGTACTGGATCGAACGCAGGTGCAGGCGGACGTGAGCGGGGGTTTCGTCGGGACGGGGCAAGTAGTGCCAGTAGTACCGCAGTACCTcaatcaccagcagcagcaactgttccagcaacagcagcagcagcaggtctTTCAGGAGCAGCAACATCTATtgccccagcagcagcaacagcaggcgGCGCACtatcaccagcagcaacaacactaccaccatcaccaacagcaacagcagcaacagcaacaacagcagcagcaacaacaacagcagtacCAACAACAGCATTTTGGGCGACAGACAGCGACCTCCTGCATGCAGGATAAGTACAGCGGCAGCACGCTCCGAAGCCAGCTACCGCTGGAATGGGGCGACAATTTGTCCACGGACCGGGGTGTCGGAGTGGGATCAACCATTGGGGCCCACCATctacaccaacagcagcagcagcaatccgACGTAGTGGTTGGACCGAATGCGTTTCTGCACGGGGCGAGTCTTCCGTACGGGAATGAAACCACCGCGCAAAGCCACCAACGTCGGATGGTGCCGCCGGCGTCCACCGTGAATCAGTATTCTGGGCGCACCAGTGAACCGCTGCCGGGTGCCGGCCAAGGAGGCGCATACTTCCACACCGACCAGCTTAACGCCGGTGCAATGGGACACTTCGGTGTGGGAGTAGAGACGGGTGCCGGCGGTGGCTATTCCCCCGGCGTTGTCACCGGCGGTATGGTGCGATCCGTCGGGCTCGGGGCGAGTCCGAACGCCACCTCTCCACCCGTTGGCGTACCGGGAATGGCGGGTGGCGGTGGAACGGGCACCGGTGGAGGTTATGGGCATGCGACGTCCACACCGACCCACGTGACCTCGTACATGCAGCAGGGTGGTTCGCCGGGAGCTCTGCAGCGTATGAGTGCCGAGCTAAACGCGTCCCCGATGCAGCAGATGCAGGTGCCGGACCAGCACCGGCTCGTGGCGCCCATGGTGCACACGGAGTTTCCCACCGGCTCAACGAGACCATCGTTCCCACCGGCCGTCACACTGCCCTCGGCGAGCCCGTGTGCACTGGCCGATGCCGGCGGTTCGATGGTTTCGATGGCAAAACCATCGGACATGACGCTGGCCAACGAGCATCAGCTAAAGCAGGCGCAAATGTCGGTCATTACCCAGCAATCGTCGGTGGTAACCACTGCTTCCGGTTCCATGTACGGTATGCACGGGGTGGGACCGATGGAAGCCCCACTGGAATCGGAATTTACCTTCCCATCGGTCGATACAAACCCCAACGATGCTGTCCAGCAGCAGACGCATCAATCGCAGCAATCCACTATGTCGTTGCCTTTGGTTGGAAACAACGGCACGAACACAACAACTACCAACTCTGGAATGGTCGGACCAACGGGACGGGGAGACTCTACATCCGACCGCGTCACACGTTCCAGCACTCGTAATGTGTGCGCCGACGATCCCAATGAAGACGCCGACGCACTGGTAGAAGTGATCCCGATGGATCCGCTCGCCACGACGTCCGACGACAAAACGAACAACGACAACGTCAAGGGCCTGCTGTTGCGCTCCTCCGCTGGCGGCTCCGCGAGGGGAAGGGACGATCCATCGGAGAGGAAACAGCGGCCAGTAAAGCATGTACGGTTCGTCGACGACGATAACTCGCTCGATGATATGCCGCGCGCACGTGGTAACGTTTCACCGCATCCGCTCGGCATGGCACAAGCAGGACGCGGCGGGGTAAGGGGAGGAAACGGCCCGCAAGAAACagaggaggacgacgacgatatGGATGGGCTGGCGTTAATGGAACACATACCCCCGGTGCAAAGTATGCTGGTGGAAATGGAGGACggcgaggaggaggatgaggacGACGAAgcggacgatgacgacgacgaagacaacgaggacgacgatgacgacgaggagATGGAGGACGACGATGACTACGGCGGTAGACGACGGCGACGCACCGGAGCTACCCGGGGACGAGGTGGTGGGGGTGTCGGGCGTCGCAACACCCGCTCGAAGCATGACGATTCGATCGAGCTGGAACTAGAACCGCTTgttccggtggtggtggagttgGGCGAAGGGCTCGGTGACCATTCGGGCGGGGGCGCCGGTAGTGCGAACGATGGTGACAGTCAGTTGGCACCGGTGGCGCAGGTTTGCCGCGTCTGTCTGTGCGAAGAGAAAGACCCGGACGGGGTGACGGAGCGCAAGATGGAATCGCTCTACTGCACGGTCGTGCCGGAGTATCAGTCGCGCAGTCTCTACTCGATACTGGTGGCCGTCTGCCATCCGCTGCACCTAGGCAGCAATGCTGGCATGCCCGACCGCATCTGCCTCGACTGCAAGGGCAAGCTGCTGGCTGCGTACGAGCTGTACGATACGTGCCTGCGGAACGACGAGCTGCTGCGCCGAAAGTATCACACGAAGCTCCTGATGGCTTCAAATGCGGCCGGCGACGGCCGACGCATCAAGAAGGAGCGCTTCGATCATCACGGGGCCGATAACGGCGAAGGAGATGATGCCGATTACGATCCGGACG GATCTGCACGCGGTCTCGGGATGAATGATCCCGATGATGCCTATCTCTATGCCCGCCAGTACCCGCTGCATATGGCCAGCATGATGAAGAAGCCCGGCGCTGGCATGGCTGCGTTACGGGCACGCTACCAGCAGGCAAACGCCGGTGCAAACAAATGGAGCAAATACCAGCGAAACCCGGTTCCCGCTTCGAGTCCGATGCGCATACAGCACGTCACGAATGGTCCCGATGCGCTGCGCCACATGGGCGCTGGCGATGGTAGTTTAGCAGCCAAGCGGGCGGGCCTGGCGTACGAATACAATTCGTTCCATCGCCTGCTGCCGAACGGCCAGCACCAGTGCACGAAGTGTTTGCGCGAGTTTAAGTACCACAGCTACTACAAGAATCACTACATCAGCCAGCACGATCCGACGAAGCCGTACAAGTGTCGCAAGTGTCACTACACGTTCCGCCACGAACGCTGGCTGATCTCGCACATGCGCACGCACGTTGGACCGCTCGCAATGCTCGATCTGAGTGGCGGCGGTGGGTCCGCGCTCGGGCAGCAGGATCTACTGGACAGCTCGGCAGGCTCTGGCGACATGATGGGTGGTGGGCAGGGTCGGGGAAGCGCTGGTGGCAACGAGCTACTCCAGTGCGTGCCCTGCGATCAGACGTTCCTGACGTACACGCTCTACAAGCGCCATATGCTGATGCACTCGAGCAAACAGCGCTGTCCGATCTGCGAGATGCGCTTCCACGATCAGGCGAGTTTGATGGAGCACCTGCGCAACCACAAGGCCGAAAAGCAGGCGCGCACCAGAAGCGGAGGCGACAAAGAGGGCGCGGGTGGCAGTGAGCAGCAGCGCGCGTACGTGTGCACCGTTTGCTCCGCTTCGTTCGCCAGAGAAAGCCAACTCACCGGGCACATGCAGGAGCAGCATCCGAAGGCATTGCTGGCGATGTACTCGGAGCAGCTGTTCAAGTGCCGCGTGTGTTTGGTGGAATTCGACGACCGATCCACGCTCGAGACGCACTTTGCCTCGCACGATGAAGCGCAAAGAACGGAGGCGATAGCGGCGGGGGCCGCAGAACGTTCCAAACACGACGGTGACGGTGAGGAGCAGAAAaagaacgacgacgacgaagagacCGATGCGTTGAAGTCGGATATTAAAAAGGAAGAGGACAGTAGTTCCGATGAGCAGAAGGTGGCGGGTGATGGGGATGTGTCAAAGGTGAAGAGCGAAACAGCACCGGATATGGTGCCGGATGGATTTGCGGCGGTGCACAAATGTAAACTTTGCCAGGTGCGGTTTGCAAAGAGAAGCGCTCTGGATGCACACATTGAGACGCACGTGGCGACGATGAAACGCACAACGGGCAAGCGTTCGTACAACGAGACCGCCGATGGTGAGGGGTCGCTGGCGGGTCAGGAGGACGACAGTGAGGACGATGAGGAGGATGACGACGAGACGTCGGCATCTTCAAGCCGACGAGCTAAGCGTCCAAAGCAGGACGGTGACGAGGAGGACGGTGCCGGTGGGGCCGGtggcgacgacgatgacgaagaGGACCTGATCGATCCGGACGAAGTGTCCTTCCATCCGGACACGGGCGAGCAGATGTTCACGTGCCGCATGTGCGGTAAGGTCATCAGCACGGTGACGCAGTTCCGGCGGCATAAGCGTGTCCACTCGGCCAAGGGCCGGCCGTACGAGTGTCACATCTGCTTCTATCGATTCGCGATGAAGTACAGCTACACGGCGCACATGCTGCGGCACGAGCTCGGCTGCGACCCGACCCAGCCGACCACCTATCGCTGCTCGAAGTGCGCCGAGACGTTCACCAGGCGCAAGCTGCTCAATCAGCACATCGCGACCAAGCACGGCCGCTGGTCGCTGGGCGCATCCTCCATTGCGGAGCTGCTCGGCAATCACGCACCATCGGCCGCGGCGGATACCTCGCTCGATTCACCGGCCAGCGGTAGCGGTAGTGGCGGCCGGGGCAGCCACACTTGTCCGGTCTGCTCGGAAACGTTTACGCGCGAAAGCGTCCTTAATGGGCACATGAAGACGCACAACCTGGAGGCGGCGCAGATGCTACACTCGGAAGTGTGCTACCTGTGCCGGGTGTGCAGCAGCGAGTTCGAGTCACGCGCCCTGTACGAGGCGCACGCCGCCGAGATGCATCCGGGCACGAAAACCGACATGATGGTGGAGTCGGGCGATGGCGAGCAGGAGTCGGAGTCTGGTGCCAACCAAACCACCGGTACGGAAGGAgggcagcagcggcagccggaggaggaggagggcgaATCGAATGCTGACGGAGAATTGCGCAACGATCCGTCGAAAGAGGACGACGAGTCGATGCCTGGAGCTGGTGGTGGCAGCAACAGTGGCTTCACGCTCATCTACAAGTGCAAACTCTGTTCCGGACGCTTCCTGAAGAAAAAGTCGCTCGACTGGCACCTGCAGACACATCGGTCGATCGCGAAGCAGGGCGACGGTGTGGCCATTCTGCCCGACATCGGCCCCGACGTAGACACCGAGCAGATTAAGCTGTTCAAGTGTACCGTTTGCGGTCAG ATGTTCGACAATCAGATTATCTTCCAGGAGCATGTGCGTACTCATCAGCTCGGCCGCGCACCGCGACTCTCGACTGGCTACGGTTCCGGTGTCGCCGCTACTACTCCCACCCCAACTCGTCGCAAACGTTCATCCTGGCCAGGTCCCATCATCCAGTGTCATTTGTGCAAGAAGACGTTCACCTACCGCAGCCAGCTGCACCAGCACACGGTGCTGCATCATCAACCGGACAAACCGTACGAGTGCAAAATCTGCCACTACAGCTTCGTGCACGAGCTGAATCTGAAGCGACACGAGTTGCTGCACTTAAAAGAAGCGGTAGCCGCGCATCCTACCGATGCGGCTGACGATAATTCGCATCTGTTACAGCCGCTGGTGCTGATGGGCGGGCCGGATGAAGCCAACGGTGGTGCGAAGGATGGCAATGATACAGCCGACGGCGGCCAACCATCGTCCGGACAGGCGGAAGGTGATGGCGACTGGTCGCAGCGAAAAATCAAGTGCGTTATCTGCTCGGCCCGGTTTAGCCGCCAGAGCGAGCTGGTGGTGCACCTGCAGACACACATAGAGCGTATCAATGAGGCGCGGAATCGGCGCGCCCCGTCCCTGGCGCAGGCGACCGACATCGGTATCTCACCGAACGATCGGCAGTGCAAGCTGTGTCACAAGGTGTTCAAGTTCAGCTGCCAGTTGAAACAGCATCACGTACTACACCATGCCCGGGAGAAGCCGTTCGAATGCCGCACGTGCCATTATCGGTTCGAGTTCAAGGGCCACCTAGTGCGGCACCGAGCGAACCTGCACCCGAACGAGCCGAAGGACGCGTACGGCGACGGAGACGCCGCCGGCACGAGCTCCAATCGAGCTACCGGAAATCTGCGCCGTTCGGCTTCGTTGCTTGACGACGGAGGTGCGAGTGGCGGCGTGCCAAAGTACGGCGGAATGGTCACGGACGATGTGATTATCGCACCGACCACCTCGGTGTCGCGCTCGGAAGCGGGCGGGTCCGGGGGCGTTGCGACGCACCAGTGTCCGATGTGCTCACTGAAGTTTATCAAGGCACGCTCGCTAGCGATGCACATGCGGATACATCTTGGTGGGCGCAAGCTGCGCCGCGTTATCCCGGCAACGGCAGACGGATCAGACGCCGGCGGGCCAGAAGGTATGTCTCCACTCCAGGGAGGTGGTATCATGGGGggag AAGCGCTGGTGTGTCGCATTTGCGCGGGCACGTTCTCTACGGCACATGAGCTGAAGACGCACATGATGACCCACATCGGCGGGGAAGCGATGGACCTGGAGGTACCGTTCGGCATCAGTGCGTTCAATATGTTGCACGAGAATATGTTCAACGATTCGATGGGCGGTGGTGGAGGACACGGCGAGGGGTCGTCCGCCGGCGGTGGCACCGAGGATCATAGCGCCGAAGGTGGTAGTAACAGCAGGGCCGAAGGTGGCAGCTCCGATGGGGAGTATCCGCAGCATGACGCAGACGATGGAAGCGGAGGTGATCCGCTGTTCGATGGTTCCAACTTGGAACTCGTGTTGGATGACAATATCTACGATAAGGATTTCAGCATGCGttaccaacaacagcagcagcaacaacagcagcgaaGACGAGCGGCGTCCGCTAAGAGTCATAACAACGGTGGCGCCGGcgctgatgatgacgatgaacGGGAACCGGACggtgatgacgacgatgacgaaaacgatgatgatgtgaCGGATGCCAACGACGTCGATGGTGGTGCAGAAgaggacgatgatgatgacgaggaggaagaggaagacgAGACAACCGCCAGCTTCCGGCGGAATATGAACCTCCTTCCAACCCACTCTCGTTCGCGCTACGGTGCTGCAGGTGGAGCCGGTGGGATGATGATGGCGGGTGGTATGCGTCAACAGCAGCTACAGTTACAACAGCAGGCCGCTGCATCTGGCTCTTCCCCGGCCGTCAAGGGCAAGATAGTGTGCGAGCTGTGCAAGAAGGAGTTCCTGTATCCTTGCAATCTCAATCAGCATAAGACGCTGCATCATTCGAAGGACAAGCCGCACGAGTGTCGCATCTGTTACTATCGTTTCGAGTACAGTGGCCACCTGCAGCGTCACATCCGGCAGCAGCACGAGGCTATCGCCGACGAGCTGCTGGAGCCAACTGAACCGCAATCATTCGACTGCAATTTTTGCGGCGAATCGTTCGAGGCAAAAC CACTTCTTACGGCACACGTTCAGTCTAACCACCGGGGCGAGAAGCCGTTCCAATGTGACAAGTGTCCAGCGACGTTTACCTATAAAAAATCATACGAAACCCATCGAGAGGAGCATCACTTGA aATCAAACAATGGTGCTTTCAAGTGTAGTTTCTGCAAGAAAAC TTTCAACAGCGCACAAAAAGTAGACAACCATGTTTGCATCCAATAG